In a single window of the Thiohalophilus sp. genome:
- the tadA gene encoding tRNA adenosine(34) deaminase TadA — protein MNDELQQLETDALDAFWMQRALELARQAEAAGEVPVGALLVRDEQAIGEGWNQPIGSHDPSAHAEMCALRDAAQRLGNYRLSGTTLYVTLEPCVMCAGAIIHARVKRVVFGARDPKTGAAGSVFDILNSDQHNHRVEICGGVMAEECGALLRRFFKQKRDAGRQE, from the coding sequence ATGAATGATGAACTACAACAACTTGAAACCGATGCGCTGGATGCGTTCTGGATGCAGCGGGCGCTGGAACTGGCGCGCCAGGCCGAGGCGGCCGGGGAGGTGCCGGTAGGGGCGCTCCTGGTTCGGGATGAACAGGCCATTGGTGAGGGCTGGAATCAGCCGATTGGCAGCCATGATCCCAGTGCCCATGCCGAGATGTGCGCCCTGCGCGACGCGGCGCAACGGTTGGGGAATTATCGACTGTCGGGTACGACGCTATACGTGACCCTGGAGCCGTGCGTCATGTGCGCCGGTGCGATCATTCATGCCCGTGTCAAACGGGTGGTGTTCGGTGCCCGGGATCCCAAAACCGGTGCCGCCGGGAGTGTTTTCGATATTCTGAACTCCGACCAGCATAACCATCGGGTAGAGATATGCGGGGGTGTGATGGCGGAAGAGTGTGGCGCGTTGTTACGTCGCTTTTTTAAACAAAAACGCGACGCCGGCAGACAGGAATAA